In Dama dama isolate Ldn47 chromosome X, ASM3311817v1, whole genome shotgun sequence, one genomic interval encodes:
- the LOC133052869 gene encoding LOW QUALITY PROTEIN: melanoma-associated antigen B10-like (The sequence of the model RefSeq protein was modified relative to this genomic sequence to represent the inferred CDS: substituted 1 base at 1 genomic stop codon), with protein sequence MPRGQKSKLRTRERRRQAQVEPQNLVGAQAIVGVGEEFPSSFSSCKAISXSSLIAWSYCNPQGVERATSTSSTESIRGCIDDKVLIMVYYLLYKYNVKEPISKVEMLREVIQMYKNHYLEILQRAAEHMEMIFGLDLKEVDPYRHIYILVDKMEASCDARLRDRIEIPKTGLLMAVLGVIFMQGNCASEEQVWEVLNVMGLYKGRKHFIFGDPKKVITKDLVQEKYLEYRQVFNSDPPCYEFLWGSRAHAETTKMKVLEFMAKIHNMVPTAFPSLYEEALRDEEERAQARASAKARIAARARARSSALASSSSHSKRV encoded by the coding sequence ATGCCTCGGGGTCAGAAGAGCAAGCTTCGTACCCGTGAGAGACGCCGCCAGGCCCAAGTTGAACCCCAGAATCTGGTAGGTGCTCAGGCCATTGTGGGAGTAGGAGAAGAgttcccttcctctttttcctcttgcAAAGCTATTTCATAAAGCTCACTTATTGCTTGGTCATATTGCAATCCACAGGGTGTTGAGAGAGCCACAAGTACTTCATCCACTGAGTCCATCAGAGGCTGTATAGATGATAAGGTGCTTATAATGGTGTATTACCTGCTGTATAAGTATAACGTGAAAGAGCCTATTAGCAAGGTGGAAATGCTGAGAGAAGTAATCCAGATGTATAAGAATCACTACCTTGAGATCCTCCAGAGAGCTGCTGAGCACATGGAGATGATCTTTGGCCTTGACCTGAAGGAAGTGGATCCCTACCGGCACATCTACATCCTTGTCGACAAAATGGAAGCAAGCTGCGATGCAAGGCTGAGAGATCGGATTGAGATTCCCAAGACAGGCCTGCTGATGGCTGTTCTGGGTGTGATCTTCATGCAGGGCAATTGTGCTAGTGAGGAGCAAGTTTGGGAAGTCCTGAATGTGATGGGGTTATACAAGGGGAGGAAGCACTTCATTTTTGGGGATCCTAAGAAGGTCATTACCAAAGATTTAGTGCAGGAGAAGTACCTAGAGTACCGCCAGGTGTTCAATAGTGATCCTCCATgctatgagttcctgtggggctctagagcccatgctgaAACCACCAAGATGAAAGTGCTAGAATTTATGGCTAAGATCCATAATATGGTCCCCACTGCCTTCCCATCCTTGTATGAGGAGGCTTTGAGAGATGAGGAAGAGAGAGCCCAAGCTAGAGCTTCAGCCAAGGCTCGTATTGCTGCCCGGGCCAGGGCCCGCTCCAGTGCCTTAGCCAGCAGTTCCTCCCACTCCAAAAGAGTctga
- the LOC133053005 gene encoding melanoma-associated antigen B10-like, translating into MPRGQKSKLRAREKRRQARQEPSDLVEAQPTEPEKEESPSSPSPFEDVPQSSAATGTSSSLQLPGKVCSTTTVAASVSDAKFSEGATDRGEERPKASQSQDTTQRWPKGPVDEKVALLVHHLLYKYQTKEPVTKADMLKQVTYKYKSHFSEILRKTSEHLELMFGLDMKEADPNRGTYVLVNKLEMGYDEKPGNDRDFPKTGLLMIVLGVIFTKGNCATEEQVWKVLNMMELYEGKKDIIYGDPKQLITKDLVREKYLEYRQVANSDPPRYEFLWGPRAYTETTKMKVLEFVAKVHGRAPTTFTSLYAEALRDEEERAQARASARARTAALASAHSSATARSFSCTK; encoded by the coding sequence ATGCCTCGGGGTCAGAAGAGTAAGCTTCGCGCCCGTGAAAAACGCCGCCAGGCTCGACAAGAGCCCAGTGATCTGGTGGAAGCTCAGCCCACTGAACCAGAGAAAGAAGAATCCCCTTCTTCGCCAtctccttttgaagatgttccCCAGAGCTCAGCTGCCACTGGAACATCCAGCAGTCTTCAATTGCCTGGCAAAGTCTGCTCCACCACCACTGTTGCTGCCTCTGTTTCAGATGCAAAATTTAGTGAAGGTGCCACCGATCGAGGAGAGGAAAGGCCAAAAGCCTCTCAGAGTCAAGATACCACCCAGCGCTGGCCCAAAGGTCCTGTAGACGAGAAGGTTGCTTTGTTGGTGCATCACCTTCTGTACAAGTATCAAACGAAAGAGCCTGTGACCAAGGCAGATATGCTGAAACAGGTAACCTACAAGTACAAGAGTCACTTCAGTGAGATCCTCAGGAAAACCTCTGAGCATCTGGAGCTGATGTTTGGCCTCGACATGAAGGAAGCGGATCCCAATAGGGGTACTTATGTCCTTGTCAATAAACTGGAAATGGGCTATGATGAAAAGCCAGGTAACGACAGAGATTTTCCCAAGACTGGTCTGCTGATGATTGTCCTGGGTGTGATCTTCACGAAGGGCAACTGCGCCACTGAAGAGCAAGTGTGGAAAGTGCTGAATATGATGGAGTTATATGAGGGGAAGAAGGATATCATCTATGGGGATCCGAAGCAGCTCATCACCAAAGATTTAGTGCGGGAAAAGTATCTGGAGTACCGCCAGGTGGCCAATAGTGATCCTCCACGCTATGAGTTTCTGTGGGGCCCGAGAGCCTACACTGAAACCACCAAGATGAAAGTGCTGGAGTTTGTAGCTAAGGTCCATGGTAGGGCCCCCACTACCTTCACATCCTTGTATGCGGAGGCTTTGAGAGATGAGGAAGAGAGAGCCCAAGCTAGAGCTTCAGCCAGGGCTCGCACTGCTGCTTTGGCCAGTGCCCACTCCTCGGCCACAGCCCGCAGCTTCTCCTGCACCAAGTGA